Genomic window (Candidatus Tanganyikabacteria bacterium):
CGGCGCGTTCCAGCGCCGTGGGCCGCTGCGAGGTGCTCCCGCCTCGCAAGCCCGGGAACCAGAGGCCGCCCTGGACGGGCGGATCCAGGACATCCCGGTTGCGATCGAGGAAGCGGCGGCCGTCTTCGAGTTCCACCGGCAGCGCGCGCTCCACCGGCCCGAGACCACTGCGATCGGCCCGCACGGCGTAGCCCTCGGGCACGTAGCCCGACTTTCCGGCCAGGTCGCGCACCTCCACCAGGCCCTCGTACACGGTCACGCGGGTCGAACTTTCGCCGGCCGTGACGGCCAGGGTCGTGCCGCGGATCAGGGCGACCGCCGACGGCGTGCGGATCTCGCGTTCGAGACCGGGGAGCTTGCGGAAGTGGGTCCAGATGGTCCCCGCGAGGGCCCGGAAGACGTCGTCCTCGGGCACCTCGAAGTGGGTCAGGGGAAACAGTTCGGTCACGGTGCCGCGCGGATCGCGCAGCGTCGCGAAGCCCTGCCGGCCGGTGCGCGCGGCGTCGCCGGAGGCCAGCCGATCGCCCGCGCTGGCGTCGCGCCAGGCGCCCGCCAGGCGCACGTCCACCGGCCCCTTGACCTTGAGCACCGTGGCCGCGGGATCGGCGGCCTCGCCCGGGCCGGCCGCGCCGAGGGCCGCCAGGGCGCCGGCGGCCACCAGGAGGCGCACCGTCTTCATGGCCGGCAATCCTCCAGCTTCAAGACGCCCTGGTGCAGGGCCTCGAGCACCGCTCCCGTGCGCGAGGCGACGCCGAGCTTGGAGAAGATGTTTGCCAGGTGCTGCTGCACCGTGCGGTCCGAGATGCCCAGGATGCGCGCCGCCTCCTTGTTGGCGCGGTCGCGCGCGACTTCCTTGAGGACCTCTATTTCGCGTTCCGAGAGCGGTTCGACGTAGTCGCCCCGTTGGCCCGCCGGCCGTGTCGCCCGGGACAGCACGCTCTGCGCCACCTCGGGCTGCAAGAGGGCCGGCTTGCCGGCCGCGACCAGGCGCACCGCTTCCAGGATGAGATCCTCCGGGGCGGACTTGAGCAGGTAGCCCAGGGCGCCGGCCTGCAGGGCGGCGAGGATCTGGTCGTCGTCCCCGCCCGCCGACAGGGCGAGCACGCGGCAGAACGAGCCTTTCTCGCGGAGGCGCCTGGCGACCTCGACGCCGTCCATGCGCGGCATGGAGATGTCCACGACGACGACGTCGGGCGTCAACGCGGCCGCGCGCTCGAGGGCCTCCACGCCGTCAGCGGCCTGGCCGACCACCTCCAGGCCCGGATCGGCCGCGAGGATCTCGCACGTGCCCCTCCGGACGAGGGGGTGATCGTCGGCGACGAGGACGCGAATTGGCATACCGGGGCCATTCTATCTCACGACCGTTTTCGGACGTATCCGCCGGATGGCGGATCCACGAAGCCATGTTTTCGAGAGTGCTCGCCTGGTAATTCCCTTGCAACAGTAGGATATTATGATTTATGAAGCGATGGAGCGGTTGTTCGACCGCGCTGCTGGAACGTTCGGCCCCTCACCGGCCCTGACGGGAAGGTGGCTGCTCCAGCGCTTCCTTCATCTCCCGGACCGCCCGCTCGAACCCCACCAGGACGGCGCGGCTGACGATGCAATGGCCGATGTTGAGTTCCTCCATGCCGGAGATGCCCGCCACCGGGCCCACGTTCCAGTACGTGAGGCCGTGGCCGGCCGCCAGGACCAGGCCGCAAGCCACCGACTCGGCGCCCGCGCTCTCCAGGCGGGCCAGCGCGCGCGCCGGATGGCTGCCGCCGGGCCGGAAGCGGCCGGAGAGCAGGTCGTCGGTGCCGGCCGGCGGCGACCACCCCGGCCGCAGCGTCGCAGAGGCGTATTGGCCGGTGTGCAGTTCGACCTGGTCGGCGCCGGCCGCCTTCGCCGCGGCCACCTGGGAGAGTTCCGGATCGATGAAGAGCGATACCGCGATCCCGGCGTCGCGCAAGGCCAGGACCGCGCCGCGCAGGCGATCCAGGTCGGCCGCCACGTCGAGGCCGCCCTCGGTGGTGATCTCCTCCCGTCGTTCCGGCACGAGGGTCACCTGGTCGGGGCAGATGCGGGTCGCGATGGCCACCATCTCGTCGGTGGCCGCCATCTCGAGGTTGAACCGGGTGCGCACCGTGCGGCGGAGCAGTTCCACGTCGCGATCCTGGATGTGGCGGCGATCCTCCCGGAGGTGCACCGTGATGCCGTCCGCGCCGGCCAGCTCGGCCAGGACGGCGGCGGCCACCGGGTCGGGCTCTACCGTGCGGCGAGCCTGGCGGATGGTGGCGACGTGATCGATGTTGACCCCGAGGCGAGGCATGGCTGGGACCTCGTGTCGCGAAGAGGGGCGATGCCTGATCGTTATAGCAGAAACGGCTCGGAGGGGAACAAATGCGGATGCTTCGTCCGTCCTCCGGGTGTATGGAGCAAGTGGGAGATAGGGCCATGAACCCGTCGATCATCTGCCTGCACCCGGTGCAAGTAGTCCACCCCGTCGGCGATCCGGCACGCGGAGTCATCGTCAGGCTCTCGACCGAGGAGGGCGTGATCCGCACCCGCCTCCAGGCCCGCAGCGGCGACGTGGTGGTCCTCGCCGGCATGTTCGACCACTTCCTGGTCAAGGCGGCAGCCGTCGTCACGCACGTGGCGGCAAACGGCTTCTCCTTCCGCTTCGCCGCAATGTCGGCCGACGCCCGGGCCCACCTGGCGCGATACGTGTGGGCGCGGGTCAAGCCCCACGCGCCAGTCGAGCGCCGGGAGCGGCAGATCCGCACCGCCCAGGTCGAGCCGTCGCGGCGGAAGCCCTACGTCAAGTGGGCGCCGCAGTTGCGGGACACCGACCGCCATGCGTCGCTGACGCTGCGCTGGCTGGAGAGGTTGCCGTTCGATCCCGGGCCCATCGCGCCGCGGACGGCACCGTAAAGGGCGGATCCGCTAGAGCAGATCCAGCGCGCAGCGCACTTCCAGGGCGGCGTCGCTGTCGGCCGGCAGTAGCAGGAAGGCTTTCTCCAGGTGGCCCTTGGCCTGATCCGGCTTGCGCTGCTGCAGCAGGGCGAAGCCCAGTTGCGCCCGGGCGTCCGGGTGGTCGGGATCCAGGTTGAGCGCCTGGCCGAAAGCGGCCACGGCCTCGTCCCACTGCCCCAGGCGAGCGTATACCGAGCCGAGCGTGACGTGGTAGTCGGGCCTGGCGCCGTAGACGATGGCGTTGGTGGCGGCCTTGCGCGCCGGTTCGAGTTCGCCCAGGTCCCGGTGCAACTGCGCGACCTGGTTCCAGCCCTCGGCGTGGTGGGGATCGCCTTCCAGCAGCTCCTCGTAGGTCTGCAGGGCGGCCTTCTTCTCCAGGAGCGCGTTGTGGGCCCAGGCTAGCTCGAACATGGCCTCGGGATCCTGCGGATTCTGGTCGAGGATGTCGTAGGCCCGCGCCATCACGTCCTTGGCGTCGCCGCGCTCCCTGGCCATCGCCATCAGCAGGCGAAGGCTCGGGATGTGGCGCGGATCGAGCTCGACGACGCGGCGCAGGGCGTTCTCGGCCCTGGGCATGGCGCCGAGTTGCCGGAAGATGTCGGCCGCGCGGTGCGCGATGGCGATGTCGTCGGGCTCGTAGTCCATGAGCCGGGTGTAGCCCTCCGCGGCTCCGTCGAGGTCGCCGACGCGGACCCGGGCCTCGGCCAGGCTGCGCAGCACGGCCGAGTCGCGGGGCACCTGCTTGTGCGCCAGCGTCCACCACTCGACGGCCGTCTTGTGGTCGCCCTCGGCGGAGGTGCGGGCGGCGAAGGTCCTGGCGAGGTCGGTGAAGAGCGCCAGGCCCCTGGCGTTCGACGGGTCGAGCGCCAGCAGTTCCTGCGTGTGGTACCAGGCGCCTTCCGGATCGCCGTCGTTCCATGCGAGTTCGGCCATCGCGAGCAACGTCTCGCGGTGCTGCGGATCGCGCTCGAGGATGGACGCGAACGTGTGGCGGGCGCCGTCCACGTCCCTGCGGGCCAGCTTCAGCAGGCCGACCTGGTAGGCCGACGCCTTGTCGGCGGGATCCAGGGCCATGGCGCGGGTGAACGAATCCTGGGCCGCGTCGAGGTCGCCGGTCTCGCGGGCGATGCGGCCGACCTCGCGCACGGCCTCGATATCGGCCGGGAGGATGTCGAGCAGCGCTTCCCAGTGCTCGCGGGCAACGCGCACCTCGCCGCGATCCTGCGCCGCCATGGCGAGGCGCCGGCAGCAGGAAGATCCCAGTTCCACCGCCTGCGGATGGCTCGGGACGCGCTCGAAGATCTGCTGGACGTGCGCCCAGGCTTCCTCGATGCGCTCCAGCCGCCAGGCCAGGCGCGCCTGCCCGAGCCAGTGCGGCACCGGATCGTCGGCGGCCTCGGCACTACGGGCCCGCAGGGCGTAGGCGAGTTCGAATTCGCGCCAGGACTCGACGAGGTCGGCGAGGCTGACCAGGGCATGCAGGTTGCGCGGTTCCTTGGCCAGGACGTCCTCGTAATGGCCTCGCGCCACCTCGGGCTGATCGCCGCGCAGGGCGTCGGCCAGGCAGAGACGGGCCTCGGTGTCGCCGGGGCGCCGGGTGAGCAGATCGTGGTAGAGGGCGACGGCCTGGTCGCGGCGGTCGGCGGCCAGGTGCAGGCCGGCGAGCTTCAGGATGCCCTCGCGGTCGCCCGGCCGCAGGGCCATGTAGACCTGCCGGTAGAGCAGGGCGCTGTCGAAGTCCTGCTCGGCCTCGGCCGCCTCGGCCAGGTCGAGGGCGCAGGTGGCCGACAGATCCCGCGCCTCGGCGTGATCGGGCCGCATGGCCAGCAGGGCCTGGCTGTACTCCCAGGCCTCCTCGGGGCGCTTGTGGGCGGCGCACAGCCGCGCCAGTTCGAGCAACGCCGCTTCGCGCCGGGTGGCCAGTTCCGGCCGGCCCTCGGCCAGATCGGCGACGCGCCGGTAATTGATGAGGGCCCCTTCCAGGTCGCCGGCCGCGAGCAAGGTCTCGGCCAGTTCCTGGGCGACCGCGATGTCGGTGGGATCTTCTTCCCAGAGGCGCAGCAGGGTGCCTGCGGCGGCGGCGGGGTCGCCGCTCCGGGCCTGGCCGCGGGCGAGCGGCAGCAGGCGATCGCGGCCGGTCACGTCGAGTTCGGCCAGGCGCGCCCACCAGAGGGCTTCCTGCTCGCGGTTGCCGGCGTCCTGCGCCCGCAACGCCAGTTGCAGCGCGGCGTCGCCGGCTATCTCGCGGGCGTCGCGACGGGCCTGGGCCTCGCGGGCCAGGCGCGCGCGGCGGGCCGCGAAGGCGCTCTCGTCTTCGTCTGTTGTGTGTGGGTCACTCCCGGGCCAAGCCCGGGGTTCCGTGAACTCGGCCATCTTGGTGGCCTCGGCCTCCTGGTGCTTCAGCGCGTGCTCGGCCCAGCGCCAGGCGGCTTCGGGATCGGCGTCCTCGTGGGCCAGGCGGGCGAGGCCCACGGCGGCCTGCGGGG
Coding sequences:
- a CDS encoding FecR domain-containing protein; the protein is MKTVRLLVAAGALAALGAAGPGEAADPAATVLKVKGPVDVRLAGAWRDASAGDRLASGDAARTGRQGFATLRDPRGTVTELFPLTHFEVPEDDVFRALAGTIWTHFRKLPGLEREIRTPSAVALIRGTTLAVTAGESSTRVTVYEGLVEVRDLAGKSGYVPEGYAVRADRSGLGPVERALPVELEDGRRFLDRNRDVLDPPVQGGLWFPGLRGGSTSQRPTALERAEAAHDRAQAASGGPRGPADGAGPGTGRRPPESPGSGPRGAAAGLGTEIRLGPGRATDPGRAADAPGRLEGG
- a CDS encoding response regulator transcription factor, translating into MPIRVLVADDHPLVRRGTCEILAADPGLEVVGQAADGVEALERAAALTPDVVVVDISMPRMDGVEVARRLREKGSFCRVLALSAGGDDDQILAALQAGALGYLLKSAPEDLILEAVRLVAAGKPALLQPEVAQSVLSRATRPAGQRGDYVEPLSEREIEVLKEVARDRANKEAARILGISDRTVQQHLANIFSKLGVASRTGAVLEALHQGVLKLEDCRP
- a CDS encoding pyridoxine 5'-phosphate synthase: MPRLGVNIDHVATIRQARRTVEPDPVAAAVLAELAGADGITVHLREDRRHIQDRDVELLRRTVRTRFNLEMAATDEMVAIATRICPDQVTLVPERREEITTEGGLDVAADLDRLRGAVLALRDAGIAVSLFIDPELSQVAAAKAAGADQVELHTGQYASATLRPGWSPPAGTDDLLSGRFRPGGSHPARALARLESAGAESVACGLVLAAGHGLTYWNVGPVAGISGMEELNIGHCIVSRAVLVGFERAVREMKEALEQPPSRQGR
- a CDS encoding tetratricopeptide repeat protein: GARVHLAAVRRQVPRHLNAAWLMAKVARAEASWEEAWNALHEVLALDPENQAASRGLPELCRDAAEALHGKPEVAATWLRRLAGLRPDDLDVLADLAATLARAGLHGDAADTYHELGERSQYDPRWPTFEGVELRLSGRLAEAETALLRARQLAPEDGQTALALAQLAEQTDKPEEAYAAAMAALRLVPDKDLELADAPDQGPKPMREATRIALHSALRLAERARVTGDMNEVARHLEHAAKLDPRDPQLWRSLGEARRLAGDGIGAAAAFARLWEVCPEDLEAAFIAAELFRGAGDLPTARQLYLGILERDAGHRETLLTLARLLWQEEDRSGARWYLGRVLASLDEGPDDPDMRPKLLAMLAAIAWQEGAFTECFDRAGEAMALAPGDATEFKQARGLRLRAAQKLATLADHEENPAIARKWWGEVARLDPADRVAFRRLADLAMHFGEAEEATRMFRVLWDTDPTDVPAALRLAEGLIDLGRRDDARQAFEEAVARTHAPQAAVGLARLAHEDADPEAAWRWAEHALKHQEAEATKMAEFTEPRAWPGSDPHTTDEDESAFAARRARLAREAQARRDAREIAGDAALQLALRAQDAGNREQEALWWARLAELDVTGRDRLLPLARGQARSGDPAAAAGTLLRLWEEDPTDIAVAQELAETLLAAGDLEGALINYRRVADLAEGRPELATRREAALLELARLCAAHKRPEEAWEYSQALLAMRPDHAEARDLSATCALDLAEAAEAEQDFDSALLYRQVYMALRPGDREGILKLAGLHLAADRRDQAVALYHDLLTRRPGDTEARLCLADALRGDQPEVARGHYEDVLAKEPRNLHALVSLADLVESWREFELAYALRARSAEAADDPVPHWLGQARLAWRLERIEEAWAHVQQIFERVPSHPQAVELGSSCCRRLAMAAQDRGEVRVAREHWEALLDILPADIEAVREVGRIARETGDLDAAQDSFTRAMALDPADKASAYQVGLLKLARRDVDGARHTFASILERDPQHRETLLAMAELAWNDGDPEGAWYHTQELLALDPSNARGLALFTDLARTFAARTSAEGDHKTAVEWWTLAHKQVPRDSAVLRSLAEARVRVGDLDGAAEGYTRLMDYEPDDIAIAHRAADIFRQLGAMPRAENALRRVVELDPRHIPSLRLLMAMARERGDAKDVMARAYDILDQNPQDPEAMFELAWAHNALLEKKAALQTYEELLEGDPHHAEGWNQVAQLHRDLGELEPARKAATNAIVYGARPDYHVTLGSVYARLGQWDEAVAAFGQALNLDPDHPDARAQLGFALLQQRKPDQAKGHLEKAFLLLPADSDAALEVRCALDLL